A stretch of the Medicago truncatula cultivar Jemalong A17 chromosome 5, MtrunA17r5.0-ANR, whole genome shotgun sequence genome encodes the following:
- the LOC25495023 gene encoding ribonuclease MC, with amino-acid sequence MNSIMYLRFLIFIFIISIFTTTTNAFIYDRIVVVHQWSPALCRSSSCSLNPLPMFTLHGVWTGLLIPNKPPPTNCVSGYFGKVYDENVCKMKERELTRIWIDFQHGDDNEFWKAQWDMHGSCFYENFNQEAYFQMAIDLYQEVDLVRVLMSQNIDPIYEQDFELEDLKNKLRDALGGVRVQIRCTTPTDQNDRPLPNEIEEIRVCYDPVGNQRVDCEDPDIGCGKIVKWFI; translated from the exons ATGAACAGTATCATGTATTTACGCttcttaatatttatttttattatctctATTTTTACAACAACCACGAATGCTTTCATATATGATCGTATTGTTGTCGTTCACCAATGGTCTCCAGCATTATGCCGATCATCATCATGCTCACTAAATCCACTGCCCATGTTCACATTACATGGGGTGTGGACGGGATTACTAATACCTAATAAACCACCTCCAACGAACTGTGTGTCAGGATATTTTGGCAAGGTTTATGACGAAAATGTG tgtaaaatgaaagaaagggaGTTGACGCGTATTTGGATCGATTTCCAGCATGGTGACGATAATGAATTTTGGAAAGCCCAATGGGATATGCATGGTAGTTGCTTTTACGAAAATTTCAATCAAGAGGCATATTTTCAAATGGCCATAGATCTTTATCAGGAAGTTGATCTTGTTAGAGTTTTGATGAGTCAAAATATAGACCCAATATATGAGCAGGACTTTGAACTAGAGGATCTTAAGAATAAACTTCGAGATGCACTTGGTGGAGTAAGGGTTCAAATTAGGTGCACAACTCCAACCGATCAGAATGATCGTCCTCTACCGAACGAAATTGAAGAAATCAGGGTATGTTATGACCCAGTTGGAAACCAAAGGGTAGATTGTGAAGATCCTGATATAGGTTGtggaaaaatagtaaaatggtttatctaa